The following coding sequences lie in one Burkholderia cepacia genomic window:
- a CDS encoding electron transfer flavoprotein subunit alpha/FixB family protein: MTILVIAEHDNASVKAATLNTVAAAAKIGGDIHVLVAGHNAQAAADAAAKIAGVSKVLLADAPQLEAGLAENVEATALNIAKDYSHILAPATAYGKNIAPRIAAKLDVAQISDITAVDSADTFERPIYAGNAIATVQSSDPIKVITVRATGFDPVAAEGGSASVEKIEAAADAGKSQFVSREVTKLDRPELTSAKIIVSGGRGLGSGENYTKVLEPLADKLSAALGASRAAVDAGYVPNDYQVGQTGKIVAPQLYIAVGISGAIQHLAGMKDSKVIVAINKDPEAPIFSVADYGLVGDLFALVPELVSELG; this comes from the coding sequence ATGACGATTCTGGTGATTGCAGAACACGACAACGCGTCGGTCAAGGCCGCGACGTTGAACACGGTGGCGGCGGCGGCGAAGATCGGTGGCGATATTCACGTGCTGGTCGCGGGCCACAACGCGCAAGCGGCTGCGGATGCGGCAGCGAAGATCGCAGGTGTATCGAAGGTGCTGCTGGCCGACGCGCCGCAGCTCGAAGCGGGCCTGGCGGAAAACGTCGAAGCGACCGCGCTGAACATCGCGAAGGACTATTCGCACATCCTCGCGCCGGCAACTGCGTATGGCAAGAACATCGCGCCGCGTATCGCCGCGAAGCTGGACGTCGCGCAGATCTCGGACATCACGGCGGTTGATTCGGCCGACACGTTCGAGCGCCCGATCTACGCCGGCAACGCGATCGCGACGGTGCAGTCGAGCGACCCGATCAAGGTCATCACGGTGCGTGCGACGGGTTTCGATCCGGTGGCGGCCGAAGGCGGCAGCGCATCGGTCGAGAAGATCGAAGCGGCGGCCGATGCAGGCAAGTCGCAGTTCGTGAGCCGTGAAGTGACGAAGCTGGACCGTCCGGAACTGACGAGCGCGAAGATCATCGTGTCGGGCGGCCGCGGCCTGGGCAGCGGCGAGAACTACACGAAGGTGCTGGAGCCGCTGGCGGACAAGCTGTCGGCCGCACTCGGCGCATCGCGCGCGGCAGTCGACGCCGGCTACGTGCCGAACGATTACCAGGTCGGCCAGACCGGCAAGATCGTCGCGCCGCAGCTGTACATCGCGGTGGGCATCTCGGGTGCGATCCAGCACTTGGCCGGCATGAAGGATTCGAAGGTGATCGTCGCGATCAACAAGGATCCGGAAGCGCCGATCTTCAGCGTGGCCGACTACGGCCTCGTCGGCGATCTGTTCGCGCTCGTGCCGGAGCTCGTGAGCGAGCTCGGCTGA
- a CDS encoding acyl-CoA dehydrogenase, with product MGYIAPVKDMLFVLKELAGIDAVAQLPGFEDAGYDTAQAVLDESAKFCGEVLAPLNVEGDRNPSSWKDGVVTATPGFAEAFRQFVEGGWQGLQHPAEYDGQGLPKLIATPCIEMLNASNLSFALCPLLTDGAIEALLTAGTDEQKQRYVPKLISGEWTGTMNLTEPQAGSDLALVRSRAEPQGDGTYKVFGTKIFITWGEHDMADNIVHLVLARTPNAPEGVKGISLFIVPKFMVNEDGSLGERNDVHCVSIEHKLGIKASPTAVLQYGDHGGAIGYLIGEENRGLEYMFIMMNAARFGVGMQGIGVADRAYQKAAEFAKERVQSRPVDGSAKQSVTIIHHPDVRRMLGTMRALTEGARALAYVAAAHSDIAHRHSDEATRSRHQAIYEYLVPVVKGWSTEMVNDVASLGVQVHGGMGFIEETGAAQYYRDARILAIYEGTTAIQANDLVGRKTMRDGGAVAKALLAEVGDTVAALGKLDGAAAASMKVQLEKGAQALSSVVDYVVANVKRDPNAVFAGSVPYLKLAGVVLCGWQMARALVAAQANRASDPAFFDAKIAIAQCYAEHILVQAGALEASIVGAKGNESVLALTEDQF from the coding sequence ATGGGTTATATCGCACCGGTCAAGGACATGCTGTTCGTGCTGAAGGAACTCGCGGGCATCGACGCCGTCGCGCAGTTGCCGGGCTTCGAGGATGCCGGTTACGACACGGCGCAGGCCGTGCTCGACGAGTCCGCGAAGTTCTGTGGCGAGGTGCTGGCGCCGCTGAACGTCGAAGGCGACCGCAACCCGAGCAGCTGGAAGGACGGCGTCGTGACCGCGACGCCGGGCTTCGCGGAAGCGTTCCGCCAGTTCGTCGAAGGCGGCTGGCAGGGGCTGCAGCATCCGGCCGAATACGACGGCCAGGGGCTGCCGAAGCTGATCGCGACGCCGTGCATCGAGATGCTGAACGCATCGAACCTGTCGTTCGCGCTGTGTCCCTTGTTGACCGACGGCGCGATCGAGGCGCTGCTGACGGCCGGCACCGACGAGCAGAAGCAGCGCTACGTGCCGAAGCTGATCTCGGGCGAATGGACGGGCACGATGAACCTGACCGAGCCGCAGGCGGGCTCCGACCTCGCGCTGGTGCGCTCGCGCGCCGAGCCGCAGGGCGACGGCACGTACAAGGTGTTCGGCACGAAGATCTTCATCACGTGGGGCGAGCACGACATGGCGGACAACATCGTCCACCTGGTGCTGGCACGCACGCCGAACGCGCCGGAAGGCGTGAAGGGCATCTCGCTGTTCATCGTGCCGAAGTTCATGGTCAACGAAGACGGCTCGCTGGGCGAACGCAACGACGTGCACTGCGTGTCGATCGAGCACAAGCTCGGGATCAAGGCGAGCCCGACGGCGGTGCTGCAGTACGGCGACCACGGCGGCGCGATCGGTTACCTGATCGGCGAGGAGAACCGCGGCCTCGAATACATGTTCATCATGATGAACGCGGCGCGCTTCGGCGTCGGGATGCAGGGGATCGGCGTGGCCGACCGTGCATACCAGAAGGCGGCGGAATTCGCGAAGGAACGCGTGCAGAGCCGCCCGGTGGACGGGTCGGCGAAGCAGTCGGTGACGATCATCCATCACCCGGACGTGCGCCGGATGCTCGGCACGATGCGCGCGCTGACCGAAGGCGCGCGGGCGCTGGCATACGTGGCAGCGGCGCACAGCGACATTGCCCACCGCCATTCGGACGAGGCGACGCGCAGCCGTCATCAGGCAATCTACGAGTATCTGGTGCCGGTGGTGAAGGGCTGGAGCACGGAGATGGTGAACGATGTGGCGAGCCTGGGCGTGCAGGTGCACGGCGGGATGGGCTTCATCGAGGAGACGGGCGCGGCGCAGTATTACCGCGATGCGCGGATCCTGGCGATCTACGAAGGCACGACGGCGATCCAGGCGAACGACCTGGTGGGGCGCAAGACGATGCGCGACGGCGGCGCGGTGGCGAAGGCGCTGCTCGCGGAAGTCGGCGACACGGTGGCGGCGCTGGGCAAGCTGGACGGCGCGGCGGCCGCGTCGATGAAGGTGCAGCTGGAGAAGGGCGCGCAGGCGCTGTCGTCGGTGGTGGATTACGTGGTGGCGAACGTGAAGCGGGACCCGAACGCGGTGTTCGCGGGCAGCGTGCCGTACCTGAAGCTGGCGGGCGTGGTGCTGTGCGGTTGGCAGATGGCGCGCGCGCTGGTGGCGGCGCAGGCGAACCGCGCGAGCGACCCGGCGTTCTTCGATGCGAAGATCGCGATCGCGCAGTGCTATGCGGAGCACATTCTCGTGCAGGCCGGTGCGCTCGAAGCGTCGATCGTCGGCGCGAAGGGCAACGAGAGCGTGCTCGCGTTGACGGAAGACCAGTTCTGA
- a CDS encoding D-amino acid dehydrogenase: MRVVILGSGVVGVASAYYLARAGHEVTVIDREAGPALETSFANAGQISPGYAAPWAAPGVPLKAVKWMFEKHAPLAIRLDGTRFQLQWMYQMLRNCTAERYAVNKGRMVRLAEYSRDCLQALRADTGIEYEGRTGGTLQLFRTQQQLDGAAKDIAVLQEANVPFELLSPAELKHAEPALAAVSHKLTGGLRLPGDETGDCQLFTTRLAALAESLGVKFRYNTPIDALAIAGGKIAGVQCGSETVRADAYVVALGSYSTNFISNLMKIPVYPLKGYSITAPIVNEAAAPVSTVLDETYKIAITRFDQRIRVGGMAEIVGFDKKLRAARRETLEMCVNDLFPGGGDTSKATFWTGLRPMTPDGTPIVGRTPVSNLFLNTGHGTLGWTMSCGSGQLLADLISGKMPAIQADDLSVHRYLKDVAGQTRPAYA; this comes from the coding sequence ATGCGAGTCGTCATTCTGGGCAGTGGTGTAGTGGGCGTGGCAAGCGCGTATTACCTCGCGCGCGCAGGCCATGAAGTCACCGTGATCGACCGGGAAGCCGGCCCGGCGCTCGAGACGAGCTTCGCGAACGCAGGCCAGATCTCGCCCGGCTATGCCGCACCGTGGGCCGCGCCCGGCGTGCCGCTGAAGGCCGTCAAGTGGATGTTCGAAAAGCATGCGCCGCTCGCGATCCGCCTCGACGGCACGCGCTTCCAGCTCCAGTGGATGTACCAGATGCTGCGCAATTGCACGGCCGAGCGCTATGCAGTCAACAAGGGCCGCATGGTCCGCCTCGCCGAATACAGCCGAGACTGCCTGCAGGCGCTGCGCGCAGATACCGGCATCGAATACGAAGGCCGCACGGGTGGCACGCTGCAACTGTTCCGTACGCAGCAGCAGCTCGACGGCGCAGCGAAGGACATCGCCGTGCTGCAGGAAGCGAACGTGCCGTTCGAACTGCTGTCGCCGGCCGAGCTGAAGCATGCCGAACCGGCGCTCGCGGCCGTCTCGCACAAGCTGACAGGCGGCCTGCGCCTGCCGGGCGACGAAACGGGCGACTGCCAGCTGTTCACGACGCGCCTTGCCGCACTCGCCGAATCGCTCGGCGTCAAGTTCCGCTACAACACGCCGATCGACGCGCTCGCGATCGCGGGCGGCAAGATCGCCGGCGTGCAGTGCGGCAGCGAGACGGTGCGTGCCGACGCGTACGTCGTCGCGCTCGGCTCGTATTCGACGAACTTCATCTCGAACCTGATGAAGATCCCCGTTTATCCGCTGAAGGGCTATTCGATCACCGCGCCGATCGTCAACGAAGCGGCCGCGCCCGTGTCGACCGTGCTCGACGAAACCTACAAGATCGCGATCACGCGTTTCGACCAGCGCATCCGCGTCGGTGGCATGGCGGAAATCGTCGGCTTCGACAAGAAGCTGCGCGCCGCGCGCCGCGAAACGCTCGAAATGTGCGTGAACGACCTGTTCCCGGGCGGCGGCGACACGTCGAAGGCCACGTTCTGGACGGGCCTGCGCCCGATGACGCCGGACGGCACGCCGATCGTCGGCCGCACGCCGGTGTCGAACCTGTTCCTGAACACCGGCCACGGCACGCTCGGCTGGACGATGTCGTGCGGCTCGGGCCAACTGCTCGCCGACCTGATCTCGGGCAAGATGCCCGCGATCCAGGCCGACGACCTGTCGGTGCATCGCTACCTGAAGGATGTGGCCGGCCAGACGCGCCCGGCCTACGCGTAA
- a CDS encoding Lrp/AsnC ligand binding domain-containing protein: protein MRTQRQPVRSLDKLDRRILKLLQDDGRMAMKDLAEQVGLTVTPCIERVRRMERDGVITGYHARVDPHQLGASLLVFVEITLGHKGGNMFEQFRREVMKIDEVLECHLVSGDFDYLIKARIGEMADYRKLLGDILLQLPGAVQSKSYVVMEEIKETLTIAVGE from the coding sequence ATGAGAACGCAACGTCAGCCCGTACGCTCGCTCGACAAGCTCGACCGGCGCATCCTGAAACTGCTCCAGGACGACGGCCGGATGGCGATGAAGGACCTCGCGGAACAGGTCGGATTGACCGTCACGCCGTGCATCGAGCGTGTGCGGCGCATGGAGCGCGATGGCGTGATCACCGGCTATCACGCGCGCGTCGATCCCCACCAGCTGGGCGCCTCGCTGCTGGTGTTCGTCGAGATCACGCTCGGCCACAAGGGCGGCAACATGTTCGAGCAATTCCGCCGGGAAGTGATGAAGATCGACGAGGTGCTCGAATGCCATCTCGTGTCCGGTGATTTCGACTACCTGATCAAGGCGCGGATCGGCGAGATGGCCGACTACCGCAAGCTGCTCGGCGACATCCTGCTGCAGTTGCCGGGCGCCGTGCAGTCGAAGAGCTACGTCGTGATGGAAGAAATCAAGGAAACGCTGACGATCGCCGTCGGCGAGTGA
- a CDS encoding PA0069 family radical SAM protein, whose translation MGGHMDDRSDNEFPVAPPVPRKGRGAVDNLQGRYEIAQREAVDDGWTHESDDADFPAPLRTQVFEERAKSILTHNQSPDIPFSVSLNPYRGCEHGCIYCFARPTHSYLGLSPGLDFESRIYAKVNAAELLEREISRKRYVPEPIALGVNTDAYQPVERDLRITRSVIQVMHDRGLPFAAITKSSLIERDLDLLAPMAERGQVMAAVTITTLDADLARSLEPRAATPARRLRTIRALRDAGVPVGVSIAPVIPFVTEPDMERVLEACVEAGATHASYIILRLPWEVSPLFKSWLAAHFPDRAERVMNRVRDMRGGKDYDSDFSKRMKGEGIWADLLRQRFRQAVKRLGLNERTNGILDLSQFSGAPATVAPAPRVAVRSVGAKPRDDMQLNLF comes from the coding sequence ATGGGTGGGCATATGGACGATCGATCCGACAACGAATTTCCGGTAGCGCCGCCCGTGCCCCGCAAGGGGCGCGGGGCGGTCGACAATCTGCAGGGGCGGTATGAAATCGCGCAGCGCGAAGCGGTCGACGACGGCTGGACGCACGAGTCGGATGATGCCGACTTCCCCGCACCGCTGCGCACGCAGGTGTTCGAGGAGCGCGCGAAGAGCATCCTGACGCACAACCAGTCGCCCGATATCCCGTTCAGCGTATCGCTCAATCCGTATCGGGGCTGCGAGCACGGTTGCATCTACTGCTTCGCGCGGCCGACGCACAGCTATCTCGGCCTGTCGCCGGGGCTCGATTTCGAAAGCCGAATCTATGCGAAGGTCAACGCGGCCGAACTGCTCGAGCGCGAGATTTCGCGCAAGCGCTACGTGCCGGAGCCGATCGCGCTCGGCGTCAACACCGACGCGTACCAGCCGGTCGAGCGCGACCTGCGCATCACGCGCAGCGTGATCCAGGTGATGCACGATCGCGGGCTGCCGTTCGCGGCGATCACGAAGTCGTCGCTGATCGAGCGCGATCTCGACCTGCTCGCACCGATGGCCGAGCGCGGGCAGGTGATGGCGGCGGTCACGATCACGACACTCGATGCCGATCTCGCTCGCTCGCTCGAGCCGCGCGCGGCCACGCCGGCGCGGCGGCTGCGCACGATCCGCGCGCTGCGCGATGCAGGCGTGCCGGTCGGCGTGAGCATTGCGCCGGTGATTCCGTTCGTGACCGAGCCCGACATGGAGCGCGTGCTCGAGGCGTGCGTGGAAGCCGGTGCGACGCATGCGAGCTACATCATCCTGCGGCTGCCGTGGGAGGTCTCGCCGTTGTTCAAGAGCTGGCTCGCCGCGCATTTTCCCGATCGTGCGGAGCGCGTGATGAACCGCGTGCGCGACATGCGCGGCGGCAAGGACTACGACTCGGATTTCTCGAAACGGATGAAGGGCGAGGGGATCTGGGCCGACCTGTTGCGGCAGCGCTTTCGCCAGGCCGTCAAGCGGCTCGGGCTGAACGAGCGCACCAATGGCATTCTCGATCTGTCGCAGTTCAGCGGTGCGCCGGCCACGGTTGCGCCGGCGCCGCGCGTTGCCGTGCGTTCGGTCGGCGCGAAGCCGCGCGATGACATGCAGTTGAACCTGTTCTGA
- a CDS encoding TM2 domain-containing protein: MSSSTAPSRRFRSKTLTAALAFLFGSLGVHRFYLYGFRDVYGWAHLLATIVGIPGFLLLAATQRSAGLGWWLALPGAISLLAAFLAALVYGLRPDEKWDAQFNADTGKHSKSGWTVIFVVIFSLLIGAFLLMTALALSFQTYFESQVEAAKQISQ, translated from the coding sequence ATGTCCAGCAGCACCGCACCGTCCCGCCGCTTTCGTTCCAAGACGCTCACCGCCGCCCTCGCGTTCCTGTTCGGATCACTCGGCGTGCACCGCTTCTATCTGTATGGCTTTCGCGACGTGTACGGCTGGGCACACCTCCTTGCGACGATCGTCGGCATCCCGGGCTTCCTTCTGCTCGCGGCGACCCAACGCAGTGCCGGCCTCGGCTGGTGGCTCGCGCTACCCGGCGCGATCTCGCTGCTGGCGGCATTCCTCGCCGCACTCGTCTACGGGCTGCGCCCCGACGAGAAATGGGATGCGCAATTCAACGCGGACACCGGCAAGCACAGCAAGTCGGGCTGGACCGTGATCTTCGTCGTGATCTTCTCGCTGCTGATCGGCGCGTTCCTGCTGATGACCGCACTCGCGCTGTCGTTCCAGACGTATTTCGAATCGCAGGTCGAAGCCGCGAAGCAGATTTCGCAATAA
- a CDS encoding PQQ-dependent sugar dehydrogenase — protein sequence MPPLRAASTRRAQHRFTALLAGLACLASAPVFAAPLPVSELVVPPGFHVEILSDAVPTAREMAWSPRGILYVGTREGRVHAFVMHEGRIGARYVIASGLDMPVGVAYRDGALYMSAVSRILRVDHVDDRLANPPAPVVVTDALPTEHHHGWKFIAFGPDGKLYVPTGAPCNVCLADRSRYAIIARMKPDGSGNEVVARGVRNTVGFAWHPDSGELWFTDNGRDMMGDDVPDDKLNRAPRAGLDFGFPYCHGGDTPDPEFGSADVCRRYVPPVLKLGAHVAALGMRFYTGPMFPASYRNNVFIAEHGSWNRSTKVGYRVMRVVVSADGSQARQTPFVTGWLRPDGTVWGRPADVLPLPDGSLLISDDYAGAIYRVTYAAP from the coding sequence ATGCCGCCCCTTCGCGCCGCCTCGACGCGCCGCGCGCAGCACCGTTTCACGGCGCTGCTTGCCGGCCTTGCCTGCCTCGCGTCCGCACCGGTGTTTGCCGCGCCGCTGCCGGTGAGCGAACTCGTCGTCCCGCCCGGTTTTCACGTGGAAATCCTGAGCGACGCGGTACCGACCGCGCGTGAAATGGCCTGGTCGCCGCGCGGCATCCTGTATGTCGGCACTCGGGAAGGCCGCGTGCATGCGTTCGTGATGCACGAGGGCCGGATCGGCGCGCGCTACGTGATCGCGTCCGGGCTCGACATGCCCGTCGGCGTCGCCTACCGCGATGGCGCCCTCTATATGTCCGCCGTATCGCGCATTCTGCGCGTCGATCATGTCGACGACCGGCTCGCCAACCCGCCCGCCCCCGTCGTCGTGACCGACGCGCTGCCGACCGAACACCATCACGGCTGGAAATTCATCGCGTTCGGCCCCGACGGCAAGCTGTACGTGCCGACCGGCGCGCCGTGCAACGTCTGTCTCGCCGATCGCAGCCGCTACGCGATCATCGCGCGGATGAAGCCGGACGGCAGCGGAAACGAGGTAGTCGCACGCGGCGTGCGCAATACGGTCGGCTTCGCATGGCACCCCGATTCGGGCGAGCTGTGGTTTACCGACAACGGGCGCGACATGATGGGCGACGACGTGCCCGACGACAAGTTGAACCGCGCCCCGCGCGCCGGGCTCGACTTCGGCTTTCCTTATTGTCATGGCGGCGATACGCCCGACCCCGAATTCGGCAGCGCCGACGTGTGCCGCCGCTACGTACCGCCCGTATTGAAGCTCGGCGCGCACGTTGCCGCGCTCGGCATGCGCTTCTATACCGGGCCGATGTTTCCTGCGTCGTATCGCAATAACGTGTTTATTGCCGAACACGGCTCGTGGAACCGCAGCACGAAAGTCGGCTACCGCGTGATGCGCGTGGTCGTGTCGGCGGACGGCAGCCAGGCGCGCCAGACGCCATTCGTCACGGGCTGGCTGCGGCCCGACGGCACGGTATGGGGCCGCCCGGCCGACGTATTGCCGCTACCGGACGGCTCGCTGCTCATCAGCGACGATTACGCCGGCGCCATCTACCGCGTGACCTATGCGGCACCTTGA
- the rpsP gene encoding 30S ribosomal protein S16: MVIIRLARGGSKKRPFYNIVATDSRNRRDGRFIERVGFYNPVATKGESLRIAQDRLTYWQGVGAQLSPTVQRLVKEAQKAQPAA; the protein is encoded by the coding sequence ATGGTTATCATCCGTCTGGCTCGTGGCGGCTCGAAGAAGCGCCCGTTCTACAACATCGTCGCTACCGATTCGCGCAACCGTCGTGACGGCCGCTTCATCGAGCGCGTCGGCTTCTACAACCCGGTCGCCACGAAGGGCGAATCGCTGCGTATCGCTCAGGATCGCCTGACGTACTGGCAAGGCGTTGGCGCGCAACTGTCGCCGACCGTCCAGCGTCTCGTGAAGGAAGCGCAAAAGGCGCAACCGGCTGCCTAA
- the rimM gene encoding ribosome maturation factor RimM (Essential for efficient processing of 16S rRNA), with protein MAGHDSGNARRGRASFGAFVRKPVERDAVASAGEAAEQGGLEATQAWPDDAVEVGAVVDAYGLKGWVKVAAHADAGRGGDALLKARRWWLERGAERLSVRIMQSKTHSDTVVAQLEGVSDRDAALAMRGFRVFVRREDFPALAADEFYWVDLIGLDVVNEQSVALGKVSGMIDNGVHSIMRVEYPATGKDGQPTTDERLIPFVGVYVKTVDQAARRIVVDWEADY; from the coding sequence ATGGCGGGTCACGATTCCGGTAATGCAAGGCGCGGGCGTGCGTCGTTTGGCGCATTCGTCCGCAAGCCGGTCGAGCGCGACGCTGTCGCGAGCGCCGGTGAGGCTGCCGAGCAAGGTGGTCTCGAAGCGACGCAAGCCTGGCCCGACGATGCCGTCGAGGTCGGGGCGGTAGTCGACGCCTATGGCCTGAAGGGCTGGGTCAAGGTGGCGGCACACGCCGACGCCGGTCGCGGCGGCGATGCGCTGCTCAAGGCGCGGCGCTGGTGGCTGGAGCGCGGCGCGGAGCGGCTTTCCGTCCGCATCATGCAGTCGAAGACGCACAGCGACACCGTCGTTGCGCAACTCGAGGGCGTGAGCGACCGCGATGCCGCGCTGGCCATGCGCGGCTTTCGCGTGTTCGTGCGTCGGGAAGATTTCCCGGCATTGGCCGCGGACGAATTCTATTGGGTCGACCTGATCGGTCTCGACGTCGTCAACGAGCAATCGGTGGCGCTTGGGAAGGTGAGCGGGATGATCGACAATGGCGTGCATTCGATCATGCGTGTCGAGTATCCGGCGACCGGCAAAGACGGTCAGCCGACCACCGACGAGCGGTTGATTCCGTTCGTCGGCGTATACGTCAAAACGGTGGACCAGGCGGCGCGTCGCATCGTCGTCGACTGGGAAGCCGATTACTGA
- the trmD gene encoding tRNA (guanosine(37)-N1)-methyltransferase TrmD, whose amino-acid sequence MNQVTESAVQFDVVTLFPEMFRALTDWGITSRAVKQGRFGLRTWNPRDFTTDNYRTVDDRPYGGGPGMVMLARPLEAAIDAAKAAQAEQGIASTRVVMMSPQGAPLTHDRAVRMAQEPGVVVLCGRYEAIDQRLLDRCVDEEISLGDFVLSGGELPAMAMMDAVVRLLPGVLNDSLSAVQDSFADGLLDCPHYTRPEEYDGVRVPDVLLGGHHAEIERWRRQEALRNTLRKRPDLIVRARREKLLSRADEAWLANLAREAKNAS is encoded by the coding sequence ATGAACCAGGTTACCGAGAGCGCGGTGCAGTTCGACGTCGTCACGCTCTTCCCCGAGATGTTCCGTGCACTGACCGACTGGGGGATCACCAGCCGGGCCGTCAAGCAAGGGCGCTTCGGGTTGCGCACCTGGAACCCGCGTGATTTCACGACGGACAACTACCGCACGGTCGACGATCGTCCGTACGGCGGCGGTCCGGGCATGGTGATGCTGGCCAGGCCGCTCGAAGCCGCGATCGATGCCGCGAAAGCGGCACAGGCGGAACAGGGCATCGCGAGCACGCGTGTCGTGATGATGTCGCCGCAAGGTGCACCGCTCACGCACGATCGCGCGGTGCGGATGGCGCAGGAACCCGGTGTCGTCGTGCTGTGTGGTCGCTATGAAGCGATCGACCAGCGCCTGCTCGATCGGTGCGTCGACGAGGAAATCAGCCTCGGCGATTTCGTCCTGTCCGGCGGAGAGTTGCCGGCGATGGCGATGATGGATGCCGTCGTGCGGTTGCTGCCCGGCGTGCTGAACGATTCGCTGTCGGCCGTGCAGGACAGTTTCGCCGACGGGCTGCTCGATTGTCCGCACTACACGCGCCCGGAGGAATACGACGGCGTGCGCGTGCCGGACGTGCTGCTCGGCGGGCATCATGCCGAGATCGAGCGGTGGCGGCGGCAGGAAGCATTGCGGAATACGTTGCGGAAGCGGCCGGACCTGATCGTCCGGGCGCGCCGCGAGAAGTTGTTGAGCCGTGCCGACGAGGCGTGGCTTGCGAACCTCGCACGCGAAGCGAAGAACGCCTCCTGA
- the rplS gene encoding 50S ribosomal protein L19, with the protein MNLIAKLEQEEIERALAGKTIPEFAPGDTVIVNVNVVEGTRKRVQAYEGVVIAIRSRGLNSNFIVRKISSGEGVERTFQTYSPLLASIVVKRRGDVRRAKLYYLRERSGKSARIKEKLVSKDRAAAASQE; encoded by the coding sequence ATGAATCTGATCGCAAAACTTGAGCAGGAAGAAATCGAGCGCGCGCTCGCCGGCAAGACGATCCCCGAATTCGCCCCGGGCGACACGGTGATCGTGAACGTGAACGTGGTTGAAGGTACCCGTAAGCGCGTTCAGGCTTACGAAGGCGTCGTGATCGCGATTCGCAGCCGTGGTCTGAACTCGAACTTCATCGTTCGCAAGATCTCGTCGGGCGAAGGCGTCGAGCGTACGTTCCAGACGTACTCGCCGCTGCTGGCAAGCATCGTCGTGAAGCGTCGCGGTGATGTGCGTCGTGCGAAGCTGTACTACCTGCGCGAGCGTTCGGGCAAGTCGGCTCGTATCAAGGAAAAGCTGGTGTCGAAGGATCGCGCCGCAGCAGCTTCCCAAGAGTAA
- a CDS encoding CoA pyrophosphatase codes for MNRRPIIDPEVLPVEGTGAGLPVIDPRLMTPSGLRERFARTLEWSVEPGEARLQEGVDPRSAAVLMPLVVRESGLTVLLTQRADHLNDHAGQISFPGGRREPFDRDATATALREAKEEIGLADERVEILGALPDYLTGTGFCVTPVVGLVHPPFTVRADTFEVAEIFEVPLAFLMNPANHQVRVFRWEGGERRFFAMPYPNGEPGGHYFIWGATAGMFRNLYRFLAAG; via the coding sequence TTGAATCGCCGCCCTATCATCGATCCCGAAGTCCTGCCGGTCGAAGGCACCGGTGCCGGCCTGCCTGTCATCGATCCCCGGCTGATGACGCCCTCCGGCTTGCGCGAACGCTTCGCGCGCACGCTCGAATGGAGTGTCGAGCCCGGCGAGGCGAGGCTGCAGGAGGGCGTCGATCCGCGTAGCGCGGCCGTCCTCATGCCGCTCGTCGTCCGCGAGTCGGGCCTGACCGTGCTGCTGACCCAGCGTGCCGACCACCTGAACGATCATGCCGGGCAGATCAGCTTCCCCGGCGGCCGTCGCGAGCCGTTCGATCGCGATGCAACGGCCACCGCGTTGCGCGAGGCGAAGGAAGAGATCGGGCTGGCCGACGAACGTGTCGAGATTCTCGGTGCGCTGCCCGACTACCTGACCGGCACGGGCTTCTGCGTGACGCCGGTGGTCGGCCTCGTGCATCCGCCGTTCACCGTGCGGGCCGATACGTTCGAAGTCGCCGAGATTTTCGAAGTGCCGCTCGCGTTCCTGATGAATCCTGCGAACCACCAGGTCCGCGTGTTCCGTTGGGAAGGCGGCGAGCGTCGTTTTTTTGCGATGCCCTATCCGAATGGCGAACCAGGCGGGCATTACTTTATCTGGGGCGCAACTGCCGGCATGTTTCGCAATCTCTACCGCTTCTTGGCCGCCGGCTAG